One genomic segment of Ricinus communis isolate WT05 ecotype wild-type chromosome 5, ASM1957865v1, whole genome shotgun sequence includes these proteins:
- the LOC8271432 gene encoding uncharacterized protein LOC8271432, translating to MESNRKRRVGFMKGKLMPFYRSPKPTTTNVNQYSSKVIKPSQSSSTYNVVHHHHHHQDYIIAPPKQKVSFVVPAAAENNRADKLLSQLDKLYGISVDESVDVRTATYISSVQERFKLERSNSERVKFEDKK from the coding sequence ATGGAGTCCAACCGCAAGCGCAGAGTAGGTTTCATGAAGGGCAAGCTGATGCCATTCTATCGATCGCCCAAGCCGACCACTACTAATGTTAATCAGTACAGCAGCAAGGTTATTAAGCCTAGTCAATCATCCAGTACTTATAACGTTGttcatcatcaccatcatcatcaGGACTATATTATTGCTCCGCCGAAGCAGAAGGTCTCATTTGTAGTACCTGCTGCTGCTGAGAACAACCGCGCCGATAAGTTATTAAGCCAATTGGATAAGCTCTATGGGATTTCTGTGGATGAGAGTGTAGATGTCAGAACTGCTACTTATATCTCTTCTGTTCAAGAGCGTTTCAAGCTTGAACGAAGCAACTCAGAACGGGTGAAATTTGAAGATAAGAAATAa